The genomic stretch TTCGGGGAACTGGATTTGAATCGCGACGGTTGGTTGTCCGGCTCGGAGGCGAACGGTCTGCGGCACTACGATGCGGACGGCAACGGGGAGATCACGCTCGATGAGTTTCTCGGGGGGCGTACGGCTGAGCGAACGCTGCTGCAAGACGGCTCCGTGTTGCCGGAAGACATCGATCTCTTCGAATTGTTGGACTCGACCGGCTCGGGGTACATTTCCGGAGTCGACATCGAGCGCGGGGGTGTGTCGGCGTTCGATGCCGACGGGAATGGCCGCGTGACGCGGCAGGAGTTTTACCAAGGTCGTGCGGGTTTGCGCCGCGAGTTGGAGGCGCGGGCGGCGGCGGAGCGCGAAGCCGAGGCTCGTCGTCGTCGTGCGGCCGGTGAACCGGAGCCTGCGCCGCCGTTGGACAAGGTGTTGACGCCCAAGCCGGGTCTGATGATCGGCCGAGTGCTGACTCCGGCGGGGCAGCCGGTGAAGGAGTTCACCATCGAGTTCATGGGCTACGACATCGACCAGCGCGATCCTCGCATCGACGGTCGCGGGAGTGCCGACGCGAATCTGATCGGTCGCGTGACGGGGCGCGACGGCTATTACGAGATCCGGTTGCCGGACGGCAGCTTCGGATTCGCGGCAAGCATCTCCATCCCGGGTGAAGGCGGGCCCAAGCGCTACCCCTTGCGCAACGCCGACGACCGGCAGACCATCGATTACATCGAAGTGCGGCGCAGTGGAAACGGCGTGGTGAAGAACATGGTCTGGGACCCGACCGCGGGCGAGATCAAGCCCGGTGGTTGAGTCCGGCGGGGCGACGAAACCTCGGACCTCGTGGTTTGACTCGAGTGGAAGCCGGCGGACATGCTCCGCGGTTTCTCTGCTCGTGAACGCAGCAACACCGTCCCGTTCTTCGTCTCCCGTTCGTTGGAATCGCGCCGTTTGGCCGATCGTGTTCGCGAGTATGATCTTCGTCGCTTCCGGACAGAGTCAGGTGGCCGGCCCCGAAGGTATCCCGCACTTGGACAAGATCGTGCACACGGGCGTGTTCGGGCTTTTGGCGACGCTCGTGATCCGCGTCTTCTACTCGTTTGCGGCGCGTATCCGTTCGGCGGTGCTCACGGTCGTGATCGTCTCGGGCTACGGTGTGTTCGACGAGTTTCGGCAGAGCTTCACTCCCGGGCGCAGCGTGGAGATCGCGGACTGGGTGGCGGACACCGCGGGTGCCGTGGTGGCGGCATCGTTGTACGCCTTCGTGCCGGCGTGGCGTTCGTTGTTGGAGGCGAGGCCTGCGCGACGGGGCGCGCGAGGCTCCGCTTCGGATGCGCGTTCGAGTGGTGCGGTCGCGGAGGCACGACGATGAACGCCGCCGAAGCCCGCTTGCGCATCGAGGAGCTGCGTCGCGAACTGGAGCGCCACCGCGCGCTCTACTACCGAGAGGCGCGTCCCGAGATTTCGGATACGGAATACGACGCGCTCGAGCGCGAACTCGCGGAGTTGGAGCAGGCGTTCCCGGATGGCTCGACGGAAGACTCGCCGAGCCGGGTCGTGGGCGACGATCGGACGGAGGGCTTCGAAACGCGTCGGCATCGCGCACCGATGCAGAGCTTGGACAACACCTACTCCGAAAGCGAGTTGCGTGCTTTCGGGCAGCGGCTGGCGAAGCTGTTCGGTGACGTGCCGTTGTCCTACGTGGTCGAACCGAAGATCGACGGCGTTGCGGTGAGCGTGACCTACGAGCAAGGGCGTTTCGTCCGTGCGGTCACGCGTGGCAACGGCATCGAGGGGGACGACGTCACGGCGAACGTGAGACTCATCCCGACGCTGCCGGAGCGACTCGCGGGCGACGACCATCCGGACGTCGTCGAGATCCGGGGCGAGATCTACATGACGTTGCAGGAGTTCCGTCGGCTCAACACCGCGCGGCAAGAGGCGGGGCTGGAGGTGTTCAGGAATCCGCGCAACCTCGCCGCAGGTACCGTCAAGCTGCTCGACACCGCGGAGGCTTCGCGTCGTCGGCTCGACGTCGTGCTCTACGGCATGGGCTTTTGCAGCAGCCCGATCGTCGCGGCGCAGAGCGGCATCCACGACAAGATCCGGGAGTGGGGGTTGCCCACGGTGGAGAAGTTCTGGCGTGTCGAGGGCATCGACGCGGTCTGGACGGCGATCGGCGAACTCGACCGCATGCGTGGCGGCTTCGCCTATGCGACCGACGGCGCGGTGGTGAAGCTCGACGATCTCGCGCAACAGCGCGAGGCCGGCAGCACGGCCAAGGCTCCGCGTTGGGCGATCGCCTACAAGTTCGCGGCGGAGCGTGCGGAGACGGTGCTGAGGCGCGTCACCATCCAAGTGGGGCGGACCGGTGTGCTCACGCCCGTGGCCGA from Opitutales bacterium ASA1 encodes the following:
- the ligA_1 gene encoding NAD-dependent DNA ligase LigA; this translates as MNAAEARLRIEELRRELERHRALYYREARPEISDTEYDALERELAELEQAFPDGSTEDSPSRVVGDDRTEGFETRRHRAPMQSLDNTYSESELRAFGQRLAKLFGDVPLSYVVEPKIDGVAVSVTYEQGRFVRAVTRGNGIEGDDVTANVRLIPTLPERLAGDDHPDVVEIRGEIYMTLQEFRRLNTARQEAGLEVFRNPRNLAAGTVKLLDTAEASRRRLDVVLYGMGFCSSPIVAAQSGIHDKIREWGLPTVEKFWRVEGIDAVWTAIGELDRMRGGFAYATDGAVVKLDDLAQQREAGSTAKAPRWAIAYKFAAERAETVLRRVTIQVGRTGVLTPVAELDPVQLAGTTVSRATLHNHDEMRRKDIREGDTVLVEKAGEIIPAVVSVNLALRPGESVPYVFPTACPECATSVVQSPGEVAWRCPNPDCPAQVRRRIEHFASKACMDIEGLGEAMVDALVSKGWLRSIADVYRLRREDLLTLGKSVERSTDNLLAAISASRTAELWRFVHGLGIPGIGSTSAKDLARHFRSLAALAGAGEAELLAIPGFGEKTAMAVRAFFNEPANQILIERLVDLGVAPTVPEASAGGGSEAFVGRTFVLTGTLQRFTRDEATARIEAAGGRVSGSVSKKTSFVVAGSDAGSKLDKAQKLGVRVLTEEEFLALWPESPQSS